The Nematostella vectensis chromosome 11, jaNemVect1.1, whole genome shotgun sequence nucleotide sequence ttatctacgcgaagtggtcccgacgtagattagtaATTGCCAATTATTTATCAACGCGAAGTGATCCCGACCTAGATtgataattagcaattattaatctacgcgggGCCTCATCTGcatgagacggggctggggggctcggaggggcgcggcgcgcctcccaagccaaaaatggggctgggaggcccggaggggcgttTCAGTGTCTATGAaagtccccagtcccccctCTTACCTCATCAGCCCTCATCAGCCCTCATCAGCCCTCATCAGCCCTCATTCTCCACTTTAATCAACCCCCGTCTACGATCATTGTAAGAATTCCCAGGGATTTGTTATGCTGATGTGTTGCGTGCAGCCAATATCGAGTCCTTAGAAACCCATAGGGTTTACCTATTTGTTCCAGATTTGTTAAGAACTTACATCCTAGAAACCCTGTTCACGTTACATTGCCCTCCCTACGGCCCCCGATGGTGATGCAAGTGTAAGAACATGGACGCCTAAATATTTCACTTTTTGTCTAAAAAGAGCACACGAAACCTTTTTAGATCGCGCACATTTTAACATAGTTCAGTTTACTTTTCTTGTTTCTGAGCACAAAAAATATGCACTTGCGCGACACCACGGAACATGTCATATCACGTCCGCAACAGAGCAGAGCCGAACAAAAGGCTAAAGGTGACAATATATTATACTAAGGTCACGTGCATAGTGCCGAAATTAAAACACTACTATAGCAATACACTAATCCAAAAGACGCATGGGTGAAAAAGACCTCGATATTTTTCAGTCTAAATCTCAACGAGCAgtgtgtggcgtaaccgactaagacaggtCTGGGATCCTGGTCATTGCCTACCCATTTGCGCGGGTACCttaggttcctttgtgttgcaCAGTTTGCTAGATAGCCGGCCGCCGCCCCTGATTTAATGTCGCATTCATCCATCAttatacaacgacaagcattATAAAGATGTGTATGGGCGGGCTTCCTGTGTGAAATAGTCCACCCGCAGCCTAAAAAACCATAGCACCCCCACCCAGACAAAACACATACGCTTTCTGTTTATTTGCCTCCGAAAAAACACTCGAGCTGAAAACAAACGTCAAAAATAACCAAACAATCATCGCGAGAAAAGCCAAAATGGCTATACTCGAGCCTGGATAGTTAATGACGCTTTGATCATGGTTAAAAGGACTAAATTACTCGGCATTATTTCGAGTTTTCATCTTGTGTTTGGGGTATTTTCTGTAGTCCTTGGTATAGTCACCTTCAAAGTCGCTCCGTATTTCTATGGCGTGTTTGGAATGGGTGTTTGGCTTGGAGCATGGGTGAGTGTATAACTTCACCTTTTGCATGTATGTATTTTTAAGGTATATAACAAGAGGTCATACAGAATTAAGTTAATTACATTCCTTCTTAATGAATCTAGAAACAATAAAATTGTTTCTTACGTAATGGCGATTTTATTATGCtgatttcaaaatatttttacaaaatacaGGGGCAATGGGACTTCATACCTTAATTTCTATAGAACGACGGATGTGGCCCTGAATTCTGTAGTCTAACTCATTATTGTGTTGCTCGTAGTATCGTGACGTTGACATTCACAATACTGTTGGAATTTATCTTGCGTTTATGAGTTTACTTAAAGTTATTTCGGTGTATCGGCAACTCTTTATTCAACACATGGTGATGTTCAATCGCATCTTTGTGTAATTGGTACTTGGCAAAGTGTAAAAAGGCCTGATCCGACTGGCTAACGTCAGGCATATTGACGCATGTTAAAATTACCAGATAGGAGGGtgggttgggggagggggggggggggttagggtCTGAAAACATAGGTTTTCCCTATGTATtctgccccctcccctccccttttaCCCCCTTATTATTTCAAGACCTATTACATCCCTGAATAAAACCCTGAATTTTTGGTCTCCTATGGATTGCTTCATGATTTCAAGGCCCATTATAGCCCTGAATAAAACACTGAATTATTGGCCTCCTCTGGATCGCTTCATGATTTCAAGGCCCATTATAGCCCTGAATGAAACACTGAATTATTGGTCTCCTCCAGATGCATGCTCAGTGTGCATTAATGTTCTAAAAGCATCACAATGCTGTTTCAGATGCTCATAACAGGTGTTGCTGGGTTGTTAACAGCCAGTGTGCCAACAAACATGTGCAGGGTGAGTGTTATCCATACCCCTACATTCATTAATACCTCAATATCCCTGAGATGATGACTTTAATAATGGAGTTAATGACATATACATTACTGGACACCAGGCCCTACTGTATGCACAGTTCATTTTTCAGACCACATCTGTTTCTTTTGTACACAGTACAATCCCAAAGTTTATCTGTACTATTTAAGCAGAAGTTTATTATACAACATGCATACCTTTAAACAGTTGTTTATTGCCAAGTGGCATGGTGGCATTTTGGGTGCTTATTCAAAGCATAGCACTTATTTCAAAGTTCAGCCCTCATCTACATTCCGTCACCAACCTCATCATCAACTCTATCGACCCTCACCCCAAACACAGGTCTATTGTATACTGTAACGTATTGAAGAACAAAAGATGTGTAACACTTTACTTTGCTTAATATCGTAATGAAAACAAGTTGCTTACTTATAGGTGTTAAAGCCTTATGTTCCAGTTATCCTTATAAGAAAAACTGGAacacaaaataaattatttaggTTTGAAGAGCATGCTTATTTGAAGGGAGCACTTATTTGATAATTTGTGCCATGGGAGGGGTGCTTATTAGAAGTAGGGCTTAAGAAATTTAGGGTTATATGGTATgacattattattttgtttcagCTTGGCAGCTTCATCGGATGCTCTCTGGTTGGTTTGGTCACTCTGTTTGTCTGTGCTATCATTATTGGCTTAGGAGTCCTACAGCATTTTAAGTTCGAATCTTCTATCAATCGAGAGTACTACATTGCCAAGGGACCAAATTATCATAAAGAGTACTCCAGACCACAGGAGCATTTTGACGAAAGAAATCAGAATGGAAAGAATGGAGTGGGGATCTATGGGACATTGCTAGCTTTAATTGTAATGGATGTCATTGTTAATTTAGTAACTATTGCTGTTTGCAAGGAAATCATCAAGAAAACTCAGGTGAGTTGATGTATTTCTGGTATGTTTGGTGGTGTTTAATAATAAGGCTGATATCTATGATGTGATTATAatatatatgatatatatGATGTGATTTTAATGATAATCATTTGTGATGAATATGGTGAATGTTGGTGGCAAAGACAATTTATTGTGATAATGAtattatgatgataaaaaaactgatAGTCATTATTGATGATTTAGGGCCATATGATGAGAAAAAGTATTAGTAATGATGATACTGGTCATGAATGAGATTAACTTTGTAACAGATACTTATCATTTGTTTCCATCCTTTAACTGTGATTATTTATTAGTTTATTAAGTTTAAAAAATTTATTGCATCACTAATCTGCTATGTAATCTGCTAACACAGCACAATGCTTTTAATATGTGCCCTTTCtgattgaaaaataaattgtcaatgtaacaaaaaaatgcaaagttttttcaaaatcccaCTAACTATGATTTAACTTACAGCTGTCAAGGAGTGACCATTCAGGAAATATGGTAACTAAAAGCCTAACTAATTTATAGTAAATTTGACCTAGTGCAGATGAATTAATTTTGCTCCCAATTCTAAATGCTTTATCATATGTGCATTGTAAATAAGGCAACCatttaaaatagaaataaacatAATTCTGGAAGTGCTTGAAATACAGCTAAAGTCTAAAAAATACTCCTGGGAATAATTTCAGGTCTGTTTATGTTGATTCATATTTTGAGGTTGGATACAGAGTGATAGAGCTTCATAAATAGTTTTTTACTGAACAAATTATGTCTTTTTTACTACACATTAGGTAAACGCACCACAAAGAACCAACAACAGAGGTGTAAGAAGATCATTGAGTCCACCACAAGTTGCCCTGCCAACTGTCAATCAGCCTTTTGTTGAAGGAGAGTCATGTCTCTACATCTCAAGTGGGATTCCTAAATTACCGGTATGAAAAATTGTCATATTTGATGTCTTTTTTCCGTGTTTAGATGCTTGTGTTGTGATTTCTACTCTAGGCTATCAAGAACTAGCTTTATTCAAACAGACAATGACAATATTATATCTTTTTATGTTTGACAGAGTTATATTGAACTCTTCCCAGAAGAAACAGTTCCACTACCACCAACTTCACATCCTTCTGTAGCCATAAATGCCACGCCCTCCCCGACAGGGCCGGCAATACCCAATGAGGCGCCCCCTGCGTACACTCCCTGAGGGTATGGTGCAAGAAAAGGCACCTAGAGTCACATGTACAAGAAAAGGCACCTAGAGTCACATGTACCAAGAAAAGGCACCTAGATAAGGGATAAAGAGTCAAGCAAAATGTCTCTAAGTCTAGGTTCTCGCTCATGGAAATAAGCAATTTGATTTTCTTAATtcttttttagatattttttaaaagctatGTTGAATGAATCACCAAGGAAATGAactaaaaataagaaatatatttttatcgtCGGTCCTATTTCTTGTATGCCACCCCAGGAGACTGTTTCGTACATACACAAGCCCTTTATAAACCAGAATGCTGTCACGCAGTGTTCTTTTCATAAGTTTCACTAAAgtttttttatagttataataaAGTTGGCTTGCCAGCTATTTACTAGTTTTTACAATAAAGTTAGCATATTggcattttatttatattagaAATCAATCAGAAGAAGCAGCAATAGAAGCAGTTGTTGCTGAATGATATAAAATCCACACGTCGCCGTagaattaaaaacaaacgCACACGAatattaaaggggcagcatcACCAATTGCCGTCTGGTCTGGCAAGGCATTTCTTGTGGGCCACGATAGGACCCCAGACACTAAATGACCTTCAATATATCAAACAAGTAACCAAGAGAACCAAAGGTTCCCTCGGATTTATTGAAACTAGCGCCCGACTTATACTCTGATTGCGGATTGTTGTGTATTCCGAGTAccatatgtttttattttttcaaaagttgATGAAAACTAAGTGAACGAGAAAAGGTACTCGGGCTAATTGTTGAGCAAACCGTAGCCCACCGGATACATGGATGCAGCCCCTTTAATAAATTATTTCAATTtgtaaggctaagttcaaacgtcgtattatccatgtgCCGTATTCATtgcaaatgaatcgagtcgattgtttcatcttcactTGCACGcgtttgcattgaatacggccgATGGATAATACGGCGtctgaacttagccttagtgTCAGTTATGTGTTCTACTGGTGCATGGAAAGTCA carries:
- the LOC5505465 gene encoding uncharacterized protein LOC5505465, with product MVKRTKLLGIISSFHLVFGVFSVVLGIVTFKVAPYFYGVFGMGVWLGAWMLITGVAGLLTASVPTNMCRLGSFIGCSLVGLVTLFVCAIIIGLGVLQHFKFESSINREYYIAKGPNYHKEYSRPQEHFDERNQNGKNGVGIYGTLLALIVMDVIVNLVTIAVCKEIIKKTQLSRSDHSGNMVNAPQRTNNRGVRRSLSPPQVALPTVNQPFVEGESCLYISSGIPKLPSYIELFPEETVPLPPTSHPSVAINATPSPTGPAIPNEAPPAYTP